A genomic region of Antennarius striatus isolate MH-2024 chromosome 16, ASM4005453v1, whole genome shotgun sequence contains the following coding sequences:
- the LOC137609412 gene encoding hemoglobin subunit beta-like: MVEWTDFERNTIQKLFDNMNYEEVGPAALSRCLVVYPWTQRYFGNFGNLYNAIAITTNPLIAKHGITILHGLDRALKNMDNIKDTYAELSVLHSEKLHVDPDNFRLLSDCLTIVLAARLGRAFTGDVQAAFQKFMGVVVSSLGKQYH; encoded by the exons ATGGTTGAATGGACAGATTTTGAGCGCAACACCATCCAAAAGCTCTTTGACAACATGAACTATGAGGAAGTGGGACCTGCGGCTCTGTCCAG GTGTCTGGTCGTCTACCCATGGACTCAGAGATATTTTGGCAACTTTGGAAACCTCTACAATGCCATTGCCATCACAACAAATCCGTTAATTGCAAAGCATGGAATTACTATCCTCCACGGTCTGGACCGGGCTTTGAAGAACATGGACAACATCAAGGACACCTATGCTGAGCTGAGTGTGCTGCATTCCGAGAAACTGCATGTGGATCCCGACAATTTTAGG ctgctgtctgactgtctgaccaTTGTGCTTGCTGCACGGCTGGGTAGAGCATTCACTGGTGATGTGCAGGCAGCTTTTCAGAAGTTCATGGGTGTGGTGGTGTCCTCCCTGGGAAAACAATACCACTAG